Part of the Virgibacillus natechei genome is shown below.
GACCCCCTGCCAATCAACTGTGCAACTTTTTGAGGTTTTTAATAGGGGCGGTTTCAAAATTTTACAAAAAAGTAGGTGAAAATCATATGGAAGAAATTAAACCACCAACATTTTTAAACGCAGCTACAAAAAAGAAATATATTCAAGTAGCTCAAATGTTGATGGAAGATGGGAATTGGAAAGATGGTGATGATATAGCTCTGTCAGCTTTATTTGCTAATTACCAGAGATGGATTCAAGCAGAACGAGCCATCAAGAAAAATAAAAGTTTAACATTTACCACAGACTCAAATTATTCTCAACAAATACCAGAGATATCAATCGCAAACAATGCCATGAAGTCGATGCTATCATTCATTAAAGAGTTTGGCTTATCACCAAAAGAGCGAAAAAAATTAAAGGATACATTAATGGGGGATGGGTCGAGTGGTGGAGATGATGAGTTAAACAACATGATTGTAAAATAGAAAAAGGTGAAGAAAGGTGGAAAATAACAAGTATTATTTTGATGAAAATGAAGCAGAAAATGTAATCAAATTTATAGAAAAGTTAAACTTACCCAAAGGAAAACAAGGTCAGAAAATTAAATTGTTGCCATACCAGAAGAAAATTATAACAGATTTAATCGCTACTAAACGTGTTAAAGATGATTTAAGACGTTACAGAGAAGCCTTTATTACAATGGGTAGGAAGAACTCTAAATCATTCATAGTAGCCTGTCTGTTTGTCTATGTGTTATTTACTGACAAGGAAACTGGACAGGAAAATATTATAGTAGCCAACTCCAAAGATCAAGCGAACAATATTTATAATATGGTTGAGTTCATGATTAGAACGAATAAAACATTGGCTAAACATTGTACAATCGTGAATAGCAGAAGAAAAATCTTAAGGAAAACTACAGATTCCTATATACAAATCTTATCCTCTGATACATCTAAACTTGACGGATATAATCCTTATTTTGCTGTAGCCGATGAAACACACGAGGATAAAACAGGTGGCAACAACTATACTAAATTACAAACAGGTATGGGCGCACGTAAACAGCCTCTAATGATTAGTGTTACAACAGCAAGTAACGGACAAGACGAATATAATACTGAATATAAAAAGTATCAATATGCCTTAAAGGTAATCAATGGTGAAGTAGAAGATGATTCATTTTATTCAGCTATCTTTGCAGCAGATGATGACTGTAGATTGGATGATGTAGAACAATGGTTAAAATCAAATCCTGCATTAGATACAGAAGAAGGTGGCTTTAGATCATCGGAAGAGTTGGAAAGGTTATCTAAGCAAGCACTTGCTAATCCAATTGAAGAAGCATCATTCAGACGTTATTACCTTAATCAACACGTTGTACTGGATAATGAGCAAGCTATCAATATGTCTAAGTGGAAACTCTGTGGTAAAGACTTTGATATGTCATTCTTAAAAGGAAAAGAATGCTATGCTGGACTAGATTTATCAATCAAAAAAGACTTCTCAGCATTTGTAATGGTATTCCCAATTGACGATAATTACTATATCGTTCCCCATTTATTCAAGCCTGCCGATACACTTCAAACTGATGAAAAATTAGATAGATTCCCTTATGTTAAATATGCTAATCAAGAACGTTTACATGCTACAAAAGGTGATCATGTTAACTTTAGATATGTTCGACAAATCATAAATGAATTAAGCATGGAGTATGATATCAAACAGATTGCATTGGATAAATTTGCTAGTGGTGGCATTGCTTCAGATTTAATGAATGATGGGCATATTATGGTAGATACTAAACAAGGATTCTATTTAAGCCCAACTATATCAGACTTCTATGAGTTGCTATTTGATCAAAAGCTAGTACATAACAACAATCCTGTTATGAATTGGATGGCTCAGAATGTTGTCGCAAAGGAAAATCCAAACGGAAAAATTATGTTTGATAGGGAGAAGGCTAGTTTTAAGATTGATGGAATAATAGCTTTGTTGATGGGATTGAATAGAGCTGTGTTAAGTCAGAAAAATAGTGATTATGATTCAAACGAAGCAATTGATGACTGGCTTGATATGTAGGAAAGGAATGTGATAAATGAAATTTATTAATAATTACATAGTAGAAATTTTAGTGATATTAGGGGTGCTGCTGATCATAACAGCTACTGCATTGATTAATCCAATTGCAGCAGTGTATGTATCTGGAGTGCTTTTTATTTTGTCTGCCATTTGGTTGATGAAATGGACAAAACCTAATGATTGAATGGGGGTGAATAAATGAATCTATTTGGAAGAGAAATAAGAAGTAACAGTAAAACAAGAACAACATTTACATCTGATGATGCAGCATTTGCAAAGGCATTAGGAATTGATATAGACGGTATCTCAGCAGATAAAGCAAAGGAAGCAACCTTTTATACTTGCTTAAGAATACTGTCTGATGCAGTCTCTAAATTGCCCTTAAAGTTACATCAGTCAAGTGATGAAGGTACAACAAAAGAGAATAAACATTACCTATATAATCTACTTAAATTAAGACCGAATCCAATTATGTCCAGTTCTACATTTTGGAAAACAGTTGAATTCCAACGCAATTATTTTGGCCATGCGATTGTAGCTATTGATTATCACAAGTTTGGTAAAGATGCAGGAAAAGTTAAATCTTTAATTCCTCTCGATATGTCCACTGTAGATATTTGGATCGATGACAGAGGAATATTAGGCAGTGAAAATAATGCTATTTACTATATTTATATTGATCAAAGAGGACATCAGTATAAATTTAAAAATAGTGAAGTGTTGCATTTCATCGGAATGACTAAAGATGGTATGCAAGGAATGGCAATCAAAGACTACTTAAAGACACTTGTTGAAAATGCTCAAGCTAGTACATCGTACACAAATAACTACTGGAAAAATGGTTTACATAGTAAAGGGATAATTAAATATATCGGTGATTTAGATGAAGGAAAACAGAAACAGCTACAGGAAAAAATGAGCCGTATTAGTGGGGGGATTGCCAATAGTGGAAAAATAATGCCATTACCCATAGGCTTTGATTATCAATCAATTAGCACGAGTATGGCAGATGCTCAATTTACCGAGCTATCACAATTAAACATAACACAGATTGCTTCAGCATTTGGAGTGAAGATGCATCAACTAGGAAGCCTCGAAAGATCCACAAATAGCAACATAGAACATCAAAATAAAGAGTTCTATGTTGATACGTTACAACCAATTCTCACAAATTATGAACAAGAATTAACTTACAAACTACTCACTTCTAATGAGGTTAGCAGCGGTTACTTTTTCAGATTTAATGTTGACTCAATCCTGAGAAGCAACACAAAAGAAAGAGCGGAGTATCTCACGACATTTGTTGAAAAGGGTGTAATGACACCAGCAGAAGCTAGAAAGCAGATTGATCTACCTCATTTAGATGGATCAGATCAATTAAT
Proteins encoded:
- a CDS encoding phage portal protein — translated: MNLFGREIRSNSKTRTTFTSDDAAFAKALGIDIDGISADKAKEATFYTCLRILSDAVSKLPLKLHQSSDEGTTKENKHYLYNLLKLRPNPIMSSSTFWKTVEFQRNYFGHAIVAIDYHKFGKDAGKVKSLIPLDMSTVDIWIDDRGILGSENNAIYYIYIDQRGHQYKFKNSEVLHFIGMTKDGMQGMAIKDYLKTLVENAQASTSYTNNYWKNGLHSKGIIKYIGDLDEGKQKQLQEKMSRISGGIANSGKIMPLPIGFDYQSISTSMADAQFTELSQLNITQIASAFGVKMHQLGSLERSTNSNIEHQNKEFYVDTLQPILTNYEQELTYKLLTSNEVSSGYFFRFNVDSILRSNTKERAEYLTTFVEKGVMTPAEARKQIDLPHLDGSDQLIVNGSYLSLEDAVNGANYDRTGLEGGENE
- a CDS encoding terminase large subunit, whose product is MENNKYYFDENEAENVIKFIEKLNLPKGKQGQKIKLLPYQKKIITDLIATKRVKDDLRRYREAFITMGRKNSKSFIVACLFVYVLFTDKETGQENIIVANSKDQANNIYNMVEFMIRTNKTLAKHCTIVNSRRKILRKTTDSYIQILSSDTSKLDGYNPYFAVADETHEDKTGGNNYTKLQTGMGARKQPLMISVTTASNGQDEYNTEYKKYQYALKVINGEVEDDSFYSAIFAADDDCRLDDVEQWLKSNPALDTEEGGFRSSEELERLSKQALANPIEEASFRRYYLNQHVVLDNEQAINMSKWKLCGKDFDMSFLKGKECYAGLDLSIKKDFSAFVMVFPIDDNYYIVPHLFKPADTLQTDEKLDRFPYVKYANQERLHATKGDHVNFRYVRQIINELSMEYDIKQIALDKFASGGIASDLMNDGHIMVDTKQGFYLSPTISDFYELLFDQKLVHNNNPVMNWMAQNVVAKENPNGKIMFDREKASFKIDGIIALLMGLNRAVLSQKNSDYDSNEAIDDWLDM
- a CDS encoding phage terminase small subunit P27 family; amino-acid sequence: MEEIKPPTFLNAATKKKYIQVAQMLMEDGNWKDGDDIALSALFANYQRWIQAERAIKKNKSLTFTTDSNYSQQIPEISIANNAMKSMLSFIKEFGLSPKERKKLKDTLMGDGSSGGDDELNNMIVK